Proteins from a genomic interval of Candidatus Binataceae bacterium:
- a CDS encoding NAD(P)/FAD-dependent oxidoreductase, whose translation MEAFDAVILGAGAAGLMCALTAGARGKRVLLLEHLQEAGAKILISGGGRCNFTNLEVAPGRFLSANPHFCKSALSQYTERDFIAMVERHRIPYHEKRLGQLFCDGSARAIVAMLLAECAASQVDLRLGQQLREVSRVEHFSIATDRATFMAPALVIATGGLSIPKMGATSFAYDLGRRFGLRLVEPRPGLVPLTMGGATLGLCRALAGVAAAVEVTCGRERFCENLLFTHRGLSGPAILQISSHWHSGESIAIGFLPGLEAVDFLYQRKRARPRAELKTILSEVLPNRLAEAFAAEYPAGPIANLPDRTLALAAARLQRWEVLPAGSEGWSKAEVTVGGIDTAGLSSRTMAARDVPGLYVIGEAVDVTGWLGGYNFQWAWSSGWCAGQAI comes from the coding sequence GTGGAAGCTTTTGACGCGGTAATCCTCGGGGCCGGGGCGGCCGGCCTGATGTGCGCGCTGACCGCCGGCGCGCGCGGCAAACGTGTACTGCTGCTTGAGCATTTGCAGGAGGCGGGGGCAAAAATTCTCATCTCGGGGGGCGGGCGCTGCAATTTTACCAACCTTGAAGTCGCGCCCGGGCGCTTTCTCTCGGCCAACCCGCACTTCTGTAAGTCCGCGCTCAGCCAGTACACCGAGCGCGACTTTATCGCGATGGTCGAGCGGCATCGGATCCCGTATCACGAGAAACGGCTGGGCCAGCTCTTCTGCGACGGCTCGGCGCGCGCGATCGTCGCGATGCTGCTGGCGGAGTGTGCCGCCTCGCAGGTTGATCTGCGGCTCGGTCAGCAACTCCGTGAAGTCAGCCGCGTGGAGCACTTCTCCATCGCGACCGACCGCGCGACCTTCATGGCGCCGGCGTTGGTGATCGCCACCGGCGGCCTCTCGATCCCAAAGATGGGCGCGACCAGTTTCGCCTATGACCTTGGGCGGCGCTTCGGCCTCAGGCTCGTCGAGCCGCGGCCGGGCTTGGTCCCGCTGACGATGGGCGGCGCGACGCTCGGGCTTTGCCGCGCACTGGCCGGAGTTGCCGCGGCGGTGGAAGTAACCTGCGGCCGTGAGCGTTTTTGCGAAAATCTCCTGTTTACCCATCGCGGGCTTTCGGGCCCAGCGATCCTGCAAATCTCGTCGCACTGGCATTCGGGTGAGAGTATCGCGATCGGCTTTTTGCCGGGTCTCGAGGCCGTGGACTTTCTCTATCAGCGCAAGCGCGCGCGGCCCCGTGCCGAACTGAAGACGATCTTGTCCGAGGTCCTGCCGAACCGCCTGGCGGAGGCGTTTGCTGCGGAATATCCCGCCGGGCCAATCGCTAATCTCCCAGACCGTACGCTCGCGCTGGCGGCGGCGCGATTGCAGCGCTGGGAGGTACTTCCGGCGGGTTCGGAGGGCTGGAGCAAGGCCGAAGTCACGGTTGGCGGAATCGATACCGCCGGGTTATCGTCGCGCACGATGGCCGCGCGCGACGTGCCGGGTCTCTATGTGATTGGCGAAGCGGTCGATGTGACGGGCTGGCTGGGCGGCTATAATTTTCAATGGGCCTGGTCGAGCGGCTGGTGCGCCGGCCAGGCAATTTGA